In the genome of Anabaena cylindrica PCC 7122, the window ATCGACTTTTAGCAATCGGGCAAAAATTGGGTTTAGATGGATCAATTTATTCAACAGAAAATGAAGCTGATCTATGGCAACGATTACCAGAACAAATCCATGCTGATGTTACAAATTCTCTAATTAGTTGCAAAATAGGAATATTACCAACTAAAGCAGTTGAGGTTGTTAATCAAATAGAAATAGGTTTGATTCACCTTAGTAGTGGTTTGGGTTTGGTAAGGTTGGAAAGTCAAAATCAAGTTTTGTCATTGCGTCAGTTATGTCAATCTAATTATGGCTTTTCAAGTGTTTTAGCTGCACCTGTGGCAATAAAAGAAAGGTTAGATGTGTGGGGTTACACTGGGAATGCTTTACAATTGATGCGAGGTATTAAGGAACAGTTTGATGGTAATTATATTTTAAGTCCTGGTAGGTTTGTTGGTGGGATTTAAGATTTAAGAGAATGAACCACGAAGACGCGAAGAACGCGAAGTTAAGAGGGGAAAAAGAAATGCAAGTTTCAGATGGTGCTGTTAATAATGTTGCTAGTATTAAGAATTTAAAGGGGTTTGATGAAATTCATCCTCCTGATCCAAAGTTGATTGATAGTTGTGTTCATTGTGGGTTTTGTCTCTCTACTTGTCCTAGTTATCGGATTTTAGGTAAGGAGATGGATTCACCAAGGGGACGCATTTATTTAATGGATGCTATTAATGAAGGTGAAATTGCTTTAAATACCGCAACTGTGGAACATTTTGATTCTTGTTTGGGTTGTCTGGCTTGTGTGTCAACTTGTCCCTCTGGTGTGCAGTATGATAAGTTGATTTCGGCAACTCGGCATCAGGTTGAGAGGAATTATAACCGCAGTTTACCTGATAAGTTAGTGCGTCAATTGATTTTTTCTCTGTTTCCCAATCCTGATCTTTTAAGAATTTTACTTTTTCCCTTATTGGTTTATCAAAAGTTGGGAATTTCTAAGTTATTGCAAGCTACTGGGTTAATTAAAGCTATATCTCCTCGGTTAGCAGCAATGGAATCTATTTTACCACAAATTAGTCTCAAATCTTTTCAGGATAATTTACCGGATGTGATTCCGGCTCAAGGTGAAAAAAGATATCGCGTTGGGGTAATTTTGGGATGTGTGCAACGTCTGTTTTTCTCTCCTGTCAATGAAGCAACGGTGAGGGTTTTAACTGCAAATGGTTGTGAAGTAATTATTCCTAAATCTCAAGGTTGTTGTGCTGCGCTTCCTGAACACCAAGGACAAACTGAACAAGCGAAGGTTTTAGCAAGACAAATGATTGATAGTTTTGCTGATACTCATGTGGATTTTATCATTATCAATGCTGCTGGTTGTGGTCATACTTTAAAAGAATATGGTCACATTTTAGCTGATGATCCAGAGTATGCAGAAAAAGCAAAAGCATTTGCAGCAAAAGTTAAAGATGCACAAGAATTTTTAATTAATGTGGGTTTAACTGCTAAACTTTCACCTCTAACTGATAAGAATTTAACTTTGGTTTATCAAGATGCTTGTCATTTATTACATGGACAAAAGATTAGTGTTCAACCCCGTCAGTTATTAAGAAAAATTCCGGGTGTGACTTTAAGAGAACCAATAGACGCGGCTTTATGTTGTGGTAGTGCCGGGGTTTATAATATGCTGCAACCGGAAGTTGCTGAAGAACTAGGTAAGCAAAAAGTACAAAATTTATTAAATACAGGTGCTGAGTTAATTGCTTCTGCAAATCCTGGTTGTACATTGCAAATTAGTAAATATTTACCAGATCAGAAAATTTCGGTAATGCACCCAATGGAGTTGTTAGATTATTCAATTCAGGGTGTGAAGTTGGAGATTTAGAATTTCACCTATCAACCCCCTTAACTCAGTAAAAGGGGGCTAATTTTTATAAATTATCATGGTAATGTAAAGTTTTTGAAGATAAATTTTTCCTACCCAGTGGAAAACTTTTATTAGTGATTGTAGGATCATGAAATCATTAGACTAGGTGAAGTTTCTTATTACTCTATGAAAATACTAGTACTCAATGCCGGTTCTAGCAGCCAAAAAGGTTATGTGTATGATATCCCCGATGAAACTCTACCTAACCAAGCACTCCAACCCCTGTGGGAAGGAAAAGTGAACTGGACTGAAGACCAGGGAGTGGCAGAAATTGAGGTGAAAACAGGGACGGGTGAGGTATTGCGTGAATCTATTTATGGAGACTCACGACAGGCGCACGTTGCTTATATGTTGTATACTCTCAGTCACGGTGCTACTAAGGTAGTTGGTAATTTGTCGGAAATTGATGTGGTAGGACATCGGGTGGTTCATGGTGGACAGAGTTACCGTGATAGTGTGGTAATTACTGAAGATGTCAAAAAAGAGATAGGTTGTCTTTATACCCTTGCTCCAGCACATAATCCAGCCGCTTTGGATGGTATAGAAGCCATTGAGGAGAGTTTGGGAAATGTTACCCAAGTGGCAGTATTTGATACTGGATTCCATAGCACTTTACCTGATGCTGCTGCAATTTATCCTGGCCCCTATGAATGGGTGGAACAAGGTATCCGTCGCTATGGTTTTCATGGTATTAGTCATCAGTATTGTGCTAGTCGTGCAGCGCAAATTCTGGGACGAGATTTAACGTCACTGCGGTTAATTACCTGCCATTTAGGTAATGGTTGCTCTTTGGCCGCAATTAAAAACGGGCGTAGTATTGATACAACTATGGGGTTTACGCCTCTTGATGGCTTGATGATGGGTAGCCGTTGTGGTTCAATTGATCCAGGGATTTTGATTTATCTGCTACGGCAATCTGATTACTCAGTAGAAAGATTAGAT includes:
- a CDS encoding (Fe-S)-binding protein, whose amino-acid sequence is MQVSDGAVNNVASIKNLKGFDEIHPPDPKLIDSCVHCGFCLSTCPSYRILGKEMDSPRGRIYLMDAINEGEIALNTATVEHFDSCLGCLACVSTCPSGVQYDKLISATRHQVERNYNRSLPDKLVRQLIFSLFPNPDLLRILLFPLLVYQKLGISKLLQATGLIKAISPRLAAMESILPQISLKSFQDNLPDVIPAQGEKRYRVGVILGCVQRLFFSPVNEATVRVLTANGCEVIIPKSQGCCAALPEHQGQTEQAKVLARQMIDSFADTHVDFIIINAAGCGHTLKEYGHILADDPEYAEKAKAFAAKVKDAQEFLINVGLTAKLSPLTDKNLTLVYQDACHLLHGQKISVQPRQLLRKIPGVTLREPIDAALCCGSAGVYNMLQPEVAEELGKQKVQNLLNTGAELIASANPGCTLQISKYLPDQKISVMHPMELLDYSIQGVKLEI
- a CDS encoding acetate kinase, which gives rise to MKILVLNAGSSSQKGYVYDIPDETLPNQALQPLWEGKVNWTEDQGVAEIEVKTGTGEVLRESIYGDSRQAHVAYMLYTLSHGATKVVGNLSEIDVVGHRVVHGGQSYRDSVVITEDVKKEIGCLYTLAPAHNPAALDGIEAIEESLGNVTQVAVFDTGFHSTLPDAAAIYPGPYEWVEQGIRRYGFHGISHQYCASRAAQILGRDLTSLRLITCHLGNGCSLAAIKNGRSIDTTMGFTPLDGLMMGSRCGSIDPGILIYLLRQSDYSVERLDYVLNKASGLRGISGVSSDLPQVMEAIAQGNDRAQLAWDIYIHHLRAGIGAMLASLGGLDALVFTAGVGENSSEIRQAACDAWEFLGLKIDLEKNQQQPIDIDIAASDSTVRVLVIHTQENWAIAQQCWQILQK